The Flavobacterium piscisymbiosum genome includes a region encoding these proteins:
- a CDS encoding DUF6037 family protein, with amino-acid sequence MALFDNLSLLKEDLEKNGWILEAFNFNYKGNNYVVLAKLYLKGEEKPKYALLKTEFIRADDFNKSLTLSVNSKGFIDIDVKLLRLFFNIEYSRNLGEIIKQFAEYFSSFIPNQINFNKSKLQKQCVIFSLSKSDNQDPNKIYCFTVKRNPGNQYRTSFNDNKTRILRPNLYLKFKEEPTISFCYSLEKSDEKNDEEIIEKFANRND; translated from the coding sequence ATGGCATTATTCGATAATTTAAGTTTGCTTAAAGAAGATTTGGAAAAGAATGGTTGGATACTTGAGGCTTTTAATTTTAATTATAAAGGAAATAATTATGTTGTTCTTGCAAAACTATATTTAAAAGGAGAAGAAAAACCTAAATATGCTCTTTTAAAAACAGAATTTATTAGAGCAGACGATTTCAATAAAAGCTTGACACTTTCGGTAAATTCAAAAGGATTTATAGACATAGATGTCAAATTGTTAAGGTTGTTTTTCAACATTGAATATTCTAGAAATTTGGGTGAAATAATAAAACAATTTGCTGAATATTTTTCCAGTTTTATACCAAATCAAATCAATTTCAACAAGTCAAAATTGCAGAAGCAATGTGTGATATTTTCTTTATCAAAAAGTGATAATCAAGATCCTAATAAAATATATTGTTTTACAGTTAAAAGAAACCCTGGTAATCAATATAGAACTTCTTTTAACGATAATAAAACCAGAATACTAAGACCAAATTTATATTTAAAATTTAAAGAAGAACCGACAATAAGTTTTTGTTACTCATTAGAAAAAAGTGATGAAAAAAATGACGAAGAAATAATTGAAAAATTTGCTAATAGAAATGATTAA
- a CDS encoding succinate dehydrogenase/fumarate reductase iron-sulfur subunit encodes MKLTLKIWRQKNAQDKGGIVDYPIDGIEPDMSFLEMLDVLNEQLINKGEEPVAFDHDCREGICGMCSLFINGEAHGPDRGVTTCQLHMRMFKDGDTIFIEPFRAKAFPVIKDLVVDRSSFDRIQHAGGFISVNTSGNTIDANTIPINKHDADKSFDAAACIGCGACVATCKNSSAMLFVSAKVSQYALLPQGKVEAVDRVLNMVHQMDLEGFGNCTNTGACEVECPKGISLENIARMNREYLSASLKG; translated from the coding sequence ATGAAACTTACATTAAAAATATGGCGTCAGAAAAACGCCCAAGATAAAGGGGGAATTGTTGATTACCCAATCGACGGAATCGAACCAGATATGTCTTTCCTTGAAATGCTTGATGTTCTTAACGAACAATTGATCAATAAAGGAGAAGAGCCAGTAGCATTTGATCACGATTGTCGTGAAGGAATCTGCGGAATGTGTTCATTATTCATCAACGGAGAAGCACACGGACCAGACAGAGGAGTAACTACTTGTCAGTTGCACATGCGTATGTTTAAAGATGGTGATACGATTTTTATCGAGCCATTTAGAGCAAAAGCTTTCCCTGTAATTAAAGATTTAGTTGTTGACAGAAGTTCTTTTGACAGAATTCAACATGCAGGAGGATTTATCTCGGTAAATACTTCAGGAAATACAATCGATGCCAATACAATTCCGATTAACAAACATGATGCAGATAAATCATTTGATGCAGCTGCTTGTATTGGTTGTGGAGCTTGTGTTGCAACTTGTAAAAACTCATCAGCAATGTTATTCGTTTCTGCAAAAGTATCTCAATATGCATTATTACCTCAAGGTAAAGTAGAAGCAGTTGATCGTGTATTAAACATGGTACACCAAATGGATTTAGAAGGTTTTGGTAACTGTACCAACACTGGAGCTTGTGAAGTAGAATGTCCTAAAGGAATTTCTCTTGAAAATATCGCACGTATGAACCGTGAATATTTATCTGCAAGTTTAAAAGGATAA
- a CDS encoding fumarate reductase/succinate dehydrogenase flavoprotein subunit yields the protein MALDSKIPHGPISDKWTDYKDHINLVNPANKRNLDIIIVGTGLAGGSAAATLAEQGYNVKAFCFQDSPRRAHSIAAQGGINAAKNYKGDGDSVYRLFYDTVKGGDYRAREANVHRLAEVSANIIDQCVAQGVPLAREYGGLLDNRSFGGTLVSRTFYAQGQTGQQLLLGAYSAMNRQIGRGKIKMYNRHEMLDIVIVNGKARGIIARNLITGEIERHSAHAVVVGSGGYGNVFFLSTNAMGSNATAAWKIHKKGAFFANPCYTQIHPTCIPVSGDHQSKLTLMSESLRNDGRIWVPAKQEDAKAIREGKKKATDLSETERDYFLERRYPAFGNLVPRDVASRAAKERCDAGFGVNKTGEAVYLDFAAAIKRYGTEEAFVKGLDANDAALVTKLGAEIVKSKYGNLFQMYYKIVDEDPYTTPMMIYPAVHYTMGGTWVDYNLMTTIPGCFSIGESNFSDHGANRLGASALMQGLADGYFVLPYTIGDYLAPDIKMGEISTDLPEFVAAEKEVKDQIDRFINNKGTHSVDYFHKKLGKIMWDKVGMARNAKGLTEAIEEIAALREEFYKDVKVPGSANEFNQELEKATRVADFLELGELFAKDALHRNESCGGHFREEYQTEEGEALRDDENFAYVAAWEYKGKPSDAVLHKEPLVYENIKLVQRSYK from the coding sequence ATGGCATTAGATTCAAAAATTCCACATGGCCCAATATCGGACAAATGGACAGATTATAAAGATCATATTAATTTAGTAAACCCTGCAAACAAACGTAATTTAGATATTATAATCGTTGGTACAGGTTTGGCTGGAGGTTCAGCTGCGGCTACTTTGGCTGAGCAGGGATATAACGTAAAAGCATTTTGTTTTCAGGATTCACCTCGTCGTGCGCACTCTATTGCTGCACAAGGAGGTATCAATGCTGCAAAAAATTATAAAGGTGATGGTGACTCAGTTTACAGATTATTTTATGATACTGTAAAAGGGGGTGACTACCGTGCACGTGAGGCAAACGTTCACCGTTTGGCTGAAGTTTCTGCTAATATTATTGACCAGTGTGTGGCTCAAGGAGTACCATTGGCTCGTGAATATGGTGGATTATTAGATAACCGTTCTTTTGGAGGAACTTTGGTTTCTCGTACATTTTACGCACAAGGACAAACTGGACAACAATTATTGTTAGGAGCATATTCTGCAATGAACCGTCAGATTGGTCGTGGAAAAATAAAAATGTACAACCGTCACGAAATGCTTGACATTGTAATCGTGAACGGAAAAGCGAGAGGTATTATCGCTCGTAACTTAATTACCGGAGAAATAGAAAGACATTCTGCTCACGCAGTAGTAGTTGGTTCTGGAGGATACGGAAACGTATTTTTCTTGTCAACAAACGCTATGGGAAGTAACGCAACAGCAGCTTGGAAAATTCATAAAAAAGGAGCGTTTTTCGCAAATCCTTGTTACACGCAAATTCACCCAACATGTATTCCTGTTTCAGGAGATCACCAGTCAAAATTGACTTTGATGTCTGAGTCGTTACGTAATGATGGTCGTATTTGGGTTCCTGCAAAACAAGAAGATGCAAAAGCGATTCGTGAAGGAAAGAAAAAAGCAACTGATTTATCTGAAACTGAGAGAGATTATTTCTTAGAAAGAAGATATCCTGCTTTTGGTAACTTAGTACCTCGTGACGTTGCATCTCGTGCTGCAAAAGAAAGATGTGATGCTGGTTTTGGTGTTAACAAAACCGGAGAAGCTGTTTACCTTGATTTCGCAGCAGCGATCAAACGTTACGGAACTGAAGAAGCTTTCGTAAAAGGTTTAGATGCTAATGATGCTGCTTTGGTAACTAAATTAGGAGCTGAAATCGTCAAAAGTAAATACGGAAACTTATTCCAGATGTATTACAAAATCGTTGACGAAGATCCTTATACAACGCCAATGATGATTTACCCAGCGGTTCACTACACAATGGGTGGAACCTGGGTTGATTATAACTTAATGACTACAATTCCGGGATGTTTCTCAATAGGAGAGTCTAACTTCTCTGATCACGGAGCAAACAGACTTGGAGCTTCTGCTTTGATGCAAGGTTTAGCTGATGGATATTTCGTATTGCCTTATACTATTGGAGATTATTTGGCTCCGGATATTAAAATGGGAGAAATTTCTACAGATTTACCAGAATTCGTAGCAGCAGAAAAAGAAGTAAAAGATCAAATCGACAGATTTATCAATAATAAAGGAACTCATTCTGTAGATTATTTCCACAAGAAATTAGGAAAAATCATGTGGGATAAAGTAGGTATGGCTCGTAATGCTAAAGGTTTAACTGAAGCTATCGAAGAAATTGCTGCTTTACGTGAAGAGTTTTATAAAGATGTAAAAGTTCCTGGAAGCGCTAACGAATTTAATCAGGAATTAGAGAAAGCGACACGTGTTGCCGATTTCTTAGAGTTAGGAGAATTATTCGCGAAAGATGCACTGCACCGTAATGAATCTTGTGGAGGTCACTTCCGTGAAGAATACCAAACAGAAGAAGGAGAAGCACTTCGTGATGACGAAAACTTTGCATATGTTGCAGCTTGGGAATACAAAGGAAAACCAAGTGATGCAGTATTACACAAAGAACCTCTGGTTTACGAAAACATTAAATTAGTTCAAAGAAGCTACAAATAG
- a CDS encoding succinate dehydrogenase cytochrome b subunit translates to MAQSALLNASILKKVAMALSGIFLITFLALHVSLNFISIISENVFNEASHFMGYNPLIQYVMQPVLAIGVIFHFVMGFVLTAQNTAARPIAYAKYNGAANASWSSRNMIISGLVILAFLGLHFYDFWFPEVNYKYIAGAAPDATRYYGELVHKFNDPIRTGIYCVSFVLLGFHLWHGFGSSLQSVGMNNKYSRFLSKIGYGFAVIVPALFVIIALFHHFNQHN, encoded by the coding sequence ATGGCACAATCTGCACTATTGAATGCTTCCATCTTAAAGAAAGTGGCTATGGCCCTTTCGGGAATATTCTTAATCACGTTTTTAGCGCTGCATGTTTCCTTAAATTTTATTTCTATTATTAGTGAAAATGTTTTTAACGAAGCATCTCACTTTATGGGATACAATCCGCTGATTCAATATGTAATGCAACCAGTTTTGGCAATCGGAGTAATCTTCCATTTCGTTATGGGATTCGTATTGACGGCTCAAAATACTGCTGCAAGACCAATTGCATATGCAAAATACAACGGAGCCGCAAATGCTTCATGGAGTTCTAGAAATATGATTATTTCTGGATTGGTTATTTTGGCTTTCTTAGGATTGCATTTTTATGATTTCTGGTTTCCGGAGGTTAACTACAAATATATTGCAGGTGCTGCGCCAGATGCTACAAGGTATTATGGAGAGTTAGTTCATAAATTTAATGATCCAATTCGCACTGGAATATATTGTGTTTCATTTGTGTTATTAGGTTTTCACCTTTGGCACGGATTCGGTTCTTCTCTTCAATCAGTAGGAATGAACAATAAGTATTCAAGATTTTTAAGTAAAATCGGTTATGGCTTTGCGGTTATTGTACCAGCACTTTTTGTCATCATCGCATTATTTCATCATTTCAATCAACATAATTAA
- a CDS encoding hydroxymethylglutaryl-CoA synthase family protein — MKTGIDAISFDVANIHLPIKTLAVARNIEPEKLEKGLGLIKMTLPDVHQDAVVFGANALTKLILENEINLNEVSRIYVGTESGIDSSKPISSFLISLMEQKFGEDSLAECDVVDFTFACIGGVDALQNCIDFVKLNPTKKAIVVTTDFAKYDLNSTGEYTQGAGALAMLVTSNPRIIAFDDNWATSTKGVFDFFKPYRTISKEAITQNENNDPWFDNLEAEIEIHKDQPVFDGQYSNQCYMDRTRNAYFSFKKLKNTTETLYTTWNSIIMHLPYSFQGRRMLSEIYALDHADKIIAKNIEPADYQTKIKEVGKSDEYRKFVTEKLQPAELASSLIGNLYTGSIFMGLLSTLAHYYDTKQEVTGTKFGFLAYGSGSKSKVFEGTIQPEWQSALAKVKLFENLEESVEIGFETYESLHKKEQKQSVRTPKNEWVLDRIEKEIPNLIGARYYKWIE, encoded by the coding sequence ATGAAAACAGGAATTGACGCTATCTCTTTTGATGTAGCCAACATACATTTACCCATAAAAACTTTGGCTGTTGCCAGAAATATTGAACCCGAAAAATTAGAAAAAGGTCTTGGATTAATAAAAATGACTTTACCGGACGTTCATCAGGACGCGGTGGTTTTTGGAGCAAACGCTCTGACAAAACTTATTCTCGAGAACGAAATAAACCTAAACGAAGTTAGCCGGATTTATGTTGGAACCGAAAGCGGAATCGACAGTTCTAAACCAATAAGCTCGTTCTTAATAAGCTTAATGGAACAAAAATTTGGAGAAGATTCCCTTGCAGAATGCGACGTTGTCGATTTTACCTTTGCTTGTATTGGCGGTGTTGACGCTTTGCAAAACTGCATTGATTTTGTAAAATTAAATCCGACTAAAAAAGCAATTGTGGTTACGACTGATTTTGCTAAATACGATTTAAATTCTACAGGTGAATATACACAAGGTGCCGGAGCTTTGGCAATGCTTGTAACTTCGAACCCAAGAATTATTGCTTTTGATGACAATTGGGCAACATCTACAAAAGGTGTTTTTGATTTTTTCAAACCTTACAGAACTATCTCAAAAGAAGCAATTACTCAAAACGAAAATAACGATCCGTGGTTTGATAATTTAGAAGCCGAAATTGAAATTCACAAAGACCAACCGGTTTTTGATGGACAATATTCGAATCAATGTTATATGGATCGTACACGAAATGCGTACTTCTCGTTCAAGAAATTAAAAAACACTACCGAAACTTTATACACTACCTGGAACAGCATTATCATGCATCTTCCGTATTCTTTTCAGGGACGCAGAATGTTGTCTGAAATTTATGCTTTAGATCACGCTGATAAAATTATTGCAAAAAATATAGAACCAGCAGATTATCAAACTAAAATTAAAGAAGTTGGAAAATCTGATGAGTACAGAAAGTTTGTAACCGAGAAATTGCAACCTGCAGAATTGGCTTCTTCTTTAATAGGAAATCTATATACAGGATCTATTTTCATGGGATTATTATCGACTTTGGCTCATTATTATGACACAAAGCAAGAAGTTACGGGAACTAAATTTGGATTCCTGGCTTACGGAAGCGGATCGAAATCAAAAGTTTTTGAAGGAACAATTCAGCCCGAATGGCAATCGGCTTTAGCCAAAGTAAAACTTTTTGAGAATCTGGAAGAAAGCGTAGAAATTGGTTTTGAAACTTACGAAAGTCTTCATAAAAAAGAACAAAAACAAAGCGTAAGAACTCCTAAAAATGAATGGGTTTTAGATCGAATCGAAAAAGAAATACCTAATTTGATTGGGGCGAGATATTATAAATGGATCGAGTAA
- a CDS encoding LytTR family DNA-binding domain-containing protein has translation MKQLNISIKHNLIIGLLIALWLFVFAFIIKPFDDGTINFKAWFLISFGFSFMAFLCYGILAVLQKNVFEKISKWNLGLETGFLIVFYIIYLIGIYAYYKSPILNGGYSFAEFFSRIFIKVALILTPVIILARRYLIKLIPQKEDFIIIRGENKLDVLKIKKEDLVCVSNAQNYVEIFYLENGKLHSKIIRSSLKKVQEDFSFLVQIHRSHLINPVHFKSWRNQNTIILTQIELPVSKNYKETLLAL, from the coding sequence ATGAAACAACTCAATATATCCATAAAACACAATCTGATAATAGGTTTACTTATCGCTTTATGGCTTTTTGTTTTTGCTTTCATTATAAAACCTTTCGATGACGGAACTATCAATTTTAAAGCGTGGTTTTTAATAAGTTTTGGTTTTAGTTTTATGGCATTTTTGTGTTATGGTATTCTTGCTGTGCTTCAAAAAAATGTTTTCGAAAAAATATCAAAATGGAATCTCGGTTTAGAAACCGGATTTCTTATTGTCTTCTATATTATCTATTTAATTGGAATTTATGCGTATTACAAAAGTCCAATTTTAAATGGCGGTTATAGTTTTGCCGAATTTTTCTCTAGAATTTTTATTAAAGTTGCCTTGATTTTAACTCCGGTAATTATTTTGGCAAGAAGATATTTGATTAAGCTGATTCCGCAAAAAGAAGATTTTATAATTATTAGAGGAGAAAATAAACTAGATGTTTTAAAAATCAAAAAAGAAGATTTGGTTTGTGTTTCGAATGCTCAAAATTATGTCGAGATATTTTATCTTGAAAATGGAAAACTGCATTCTAAGATAATCAGGTCTTCGCTCAAAAAAGTTCAGGAGGATTTTTCTTTTTTAGTTCAAATTCATCGTTCTCATTTAATAAATCCTGTGCATTTTAAGTCCTGGAGAAATCAAAATACAATAATTCTAACCCAAATAGAACTTCCTGTTTCCAAAAATTATAAAGAAACTTTATTGGCATTATAA
- a CDS encoding bacteriocin-like protein, which translates to MKNLQKLSKLQKLSKEELKSINGGAVKCVPYPICAGNEVSYFGRNICGWYLFKTATDSICMEYAL; encoded by the coding sequence ATGAAAAATTTACAAAAATTATCAAAATTGCAAAAATTATCAAAAGAAGAATTGAAATCAATCAACGGTGGAGCTGTAAAATGCGTACCATATCCAATATGTGCTGGTAACGAAGTTTCTTATTTTGGAAGAAATATATGTGGTTGGTATTTATTCAAAACAGCAACAGATAGCATCTGTATGGAATATGCATTATAA
- a CDS encoding GNAT family N-acetyltransferase: protein MELNIQIRKIQKQDLDFIYKAICELENEELDLVVFKEIFYENILNPKNLYLIAENESEGVGFISFHTQNLLHHCGLVGEIQEFFIHKDHRGKGIGRQLIEKIMHYADQNNLKSIEVTTNKRRVENVLIYENLGFGLTHNKFTIYK, encoded by the coding sequence ATGGAGTTAAATATTCAAATCAGAAAAATCCAAAAACAAGACCTAGACTTTATCTATAAAGCAATTTGTGAACTCGAAAATGAAGAATTAGATTTGGTAGTATTCAAAGAAATTTTTTATGAAAATATTTTAAATCCAAAGAATTTGTATTTAATAGCTGAAAACGAAAGTGAAGGTGTCGGTTTTATTAGCTTTCACACTCAAAATCTTTTACATCATTGCGGATTAGTGGGCGAGATTCAGGAATTTTTTATTCATAAAGATCATCGTGGAAAAGGAATTGGGCGACAATTGATCGAAAAGATAATGCATTATGCAGATCAGAATAATTTGAAAAGCATTGAAGTCACAACAAATAAAAGGCGAGTAGAAAATGTCTTGATTTATGAGAATCTTGGTTTTGGCTTAACGCATAATAAATTTACGATTTATAAATAA
- a CDS encoding aminopeptidase P family protein, translated as MKYHQINSALFVKNRKKFTAEMKPNSVAVFNSNDIYPVSADSTLPFAQHRDIFYLSGVDQEESILLLFPDAPYENQKEILFLKETNDHIAVWEGEKLSKERAFQVSGIRTVYWLQDFHKVLNEMMTYADTMYINTNEHYRASVETETREARFIKWWKERYPAHNVAKSNPILQRIRSVKESEEIDLIQQACDITEKGFRRLLSFVKPNVTEYEIEAELIHEFVRNRSKGFAYTPIIASGNNANVLHYIENNQQCKAGDLILLDVAAEYANYSSDMTRTIPVSGKFSDRQKAVYNAVLKVKNEATKMLTPGTLWKQYHIEVGKIMTSELLGLGLLDKADVQNENPEWPAYKKYFMHGTSHHMGLDTHDYGLLHEPMKANMVFTVEPGIYIPNEKFGIRLEDNVVVQEKGEPFNLMRNIPIEVDEIESLMNS; from the coding sequence ATGAAATATCATCAAATAAACAGCGCTCTTTTTGTAAAAAATCGCAAAAAATTCACGGCAGAAATGAAACCTAACAGTGTTGCCGTTTTTAATTCAAATGACATTTACCCGGTTAGTGCTGATAGTACTTTGCCATTTGCGCAACACAGGGATATTTTTTACCTAAGCGGTGTTGATCAGGAAGAAAGTATTTTGCTTTTGTTTCCAGATGCACCTTATGAGAACCAAAAAGAGATTCTTTTTTTGAAAGAAACCAATGATCATATCGCAGTTTGGGAAGGTGAAAAGTTAAGCAAAGAACGTGCATTTCAGGTTTCAGGAATCAGAACGGTTTATTGGCTGCAGGATTTTCATAAAGTTTTGAACGAAATGATGACGTATGCTGATACAATGTATATTAATACCAACGAACATTATCGTGCAAGCGTTGAGACTGAAACTCGCGAAGCTCGTTTTATAAAATGGTGGAAAGAGCGTTATCCTGCACATAATGTAGCGAAAAGCAACCCAATTTTGCAACGTATTCGTTCTGTAAAAGAAAGCGAAGAAATCGATTTGATTCAGCAAGCTTGTGATATTACTGAGAAAGGTTTCCGTAGATTATTGTCGTTTGTAAAACCAAATGTTACAGAATATGAAATCGAGGCCGAATTGATTCACGAATTCGTTCGTAACCGTTCTAAAGGTTTTGCTTATACACCAATTATTGCTTCGGGAAATAATGCAAACGTTTTGCATTATATCGAAAACAATCAGCAATGTAAAGCCGGAGATTTGATTTTATTGGATGTTGCGGCTGAATATGCGAATTATTCCAGCGATATGACAAGAACAATTCCGGTTTCGGGAAAATTCTCAGATCGTCAGAAAGCGGTTTATAATGCTGTTTTGAAAGTAAAAAATGAGGCTACAAAAATGTTGACTCCAGGAACGCTTTGGAAACAATACCATATTGAAGTGGGTAAAATCATGACATCTGAATTACTTGGTTTAGGTTTATTAGACAAAGCCGATGTTCAGAACGAAAACCCGGAATGGCCAGCTTACAAAAAATATTTCATGCACGGAACTTCTCACCACATGGGACTTGACACGCACGATTACGGATTGCTGCACGAACCAATGAAAGCTAATATGGTTTTCACGGTTGAACCAGGAATTTATATTCCGAACGAAAAATTCGGAATTCGTTTAGAGGATAATGTTGTCGTTCAGGAAAAAGGAGAACCTTTTAACTTAATGCGCAATATTCCTATCGAAGTTGATGAAATCGAAAGTTTGATGAATTCTTAA
- a CDS encoding alpha/beta fold hydrolase, with translation MKTLLYKNTRISYTDSGQGTAIVLLHGFLENKKMWDDYVALFAEKYQVIAIDLLGHGESDSLGYVHSMEENANVVHEILKHLKIEKATIVGHSMGGYVGLAFAELFPKNINKLVLLNSTSKADSHEKKINRNRAIKAVKQNYVNFVSLAIGNLFSENNRTRLADEIEKAKVEALKTPLQGIVASLEGMKIRKDRESLLQKNLFPVLLILGKKDPVLNYEENITQIENTNAKLVSFEDGHMSQIENKEELKDTLLDFFE, from the coding sequence TTGAAAACTCTTTTATATAAAAATACCAGGATTTCTTATACTGATTCAGGTCAGGGAACTGCAATTGTTTTACTTCACGGCTTTTTAGAAAATAAAAAAATGTGGGATGATTATGTTGCTCTTTTCGCTGAAAAATATCAGGTTATCGCTATCGACTTATTAGGTCATGGCGAGTCTGATTCGTTGGGATATGTTCATTCTATGGAGGAGAATGCAAATGTTGTACACGAAATTTTAAAACATTTGAAGATCGAAAAAGCCACAATTGTGGGACACTCTATGGGAGGTTATGTTGGTTTGGCTTTCGCCGAATTATTCCCAAAGAATATCAATAAATTGGTTCTGCTCAATTCTACATCAAAAGCAGACAGTCACGAGAAAAAAATAAATCGAAATCGCGCCATAAAAGCAGTAAAACAAAACTATGTAAACTTTGTAAGTCTTGCGATTGGTAACTTGTTCAGTGAAAACAACCGAACACGACTGGCTGACGAAATAGAAAAAGCAAAAGTTGAAGCTTTAAAAACCCCTTTACAAGGAATTGTAGCCTCGCTAGAAGGAATGAAAATACGAAAGGACAGAGAATCGCTTTTGCAAAAAAACTTATTTCCGGTTTTATTGATTTTAGGAAAAAAAGATCCGGTTTTAAACTACGAAGAAAATATTACTCAAATCGAAAATACAAACGCAAAACTAGTTTCTTTTGAAGACGGGCACATGAGCCAGATCGAAAACAAAGAAGAACTAAAAGATACTTTATTGGATTTTTTCGAATAA
- a CDS encoding roadblock/LC7 domain-containing protein translates to MIDLNTLVEETGAESGLTFNIDGILLESVNLEYDGNVAAMIGMILKMCLEMSEDVNNGDLKQVMIKNKEGIVVANKDEQDNCVALLSKDISKMGLLLRKMDTVFNN, encoded by the coding sequence ATGATTGATTTAAATACACTAGTAGAAGAAACTGGAGCTGAATCGGGATTAACTTTTAACATAGATGGCATTTTGCTGGAATCGGTTAATTTAGAGTACGACGGAAATGTAGCAGCAATGATCGGAATGATATTAAAGATGTGTTTAGAGATGTCTGAAGATGTTAATAACGGAGATCTAAAACAGGTTATGATTAAAAATAAAGAAGGTATTGTGGTGGCCAATAAAGACGAACAAGATAACTGTGTTGCGCTGCTTTCTAAAGATATAAGCAAAATGGGACTTTTGTTACGCAAAATGGATACCGTTTTCAATAATTAA
- a CDS encoding ATP-binding cassette domain-containing protein, translated as MKKHILEVDGIQKKYNERVILSDVYLKCETSQIIGLLGRNGSGKSTLLKIIFGIVRASNKCIRIDSVSKNNENNVSNEVSYLSQEQFIPNHLSVKKAIALSIDKQKIKFFYEDEFIQSILNKRISHLSGGELRYLEIKIVLFNPSKFVLLDEPYNGLSPIMIDKVNELIKVNSQNRGIVITDHNYKNVIKISTQVILIKEGKTHYIRNNAELVTKGYLVDLELL; from the coding sequence TTGAAAAAGCATATTTTAGAAGTTGACGGAATTCAAAAGAAATATAACGAAAGAGTAATTCTTTCAGATGTTTACTTAAAATGTGAAACGTCTCAAATCATTGGTTTATTAGGACGAAATGGTTCTGGAAAATCGACTTTGCTAAAAATCATTTTCGGAATAGTAAGAGCTTCAAATAAATGTATTCGCATTGATTCTGTTTCAAAAAACAATGAAAATAATGTGTCAAATGAAGTTAGTTATTTGTCGCAAGAGCAATTTATTCCGAATCACTTATCGGTAAAAAAGGCTATTGCATTATCGATCGATAAACAAAAAATAAAGTTTTTCTATGAAGATGAATTTATTCAGTCGATTTTAAATAAAAGAATAAGTCATTTATCTGGTGGAGAACTACGCTATCTGGAAATTAAAATTGTATTATTTAATCCTTCGAAGTTTGTTTTGCTGGATGAGCCTTACAACGGATTGTCGCCAATAATGATTGATAAGGTCAATGAGTTAATAAAAGTAAATTCTCAAAATAGGGGAATTGTGATTACAGATCACAATTATAAAAATGTAATCAAAATTTCGACTCAGGTAATTTTGATCAAAGAAGGTAAAACGCATTATATCAGGAATAATGCAGAACTTGTAACGAAAGGTTATTTGGTAGATTTGGAGCTTTTGTAG